A region of the Clostridium estertheticum subsp. estertheticum genome:
TGGTCATAAGGACGTTATATTTAATAATCCACCAACGCTTTATTCTGCTAAATTAACAGGTTGTAAAAATATTTCAAAGGCTAGGAAAATTGAACCTAATATAATAGAAGCTGTTGATTGGGGATGCAAAATTACATTTAATTATGAAATAGAAGGCGATATAACATATATAGGAATTAGGGCTCATTATTTAGAAATCTGTGAAGAAGATGAAGTCATTAATACTTTTAATTGTTGGGTTGTTTTTACTAGTGAGGCTTTATTTAGAATAAAAGTATATCTTAAATTTGGTAAGCCTATACTAGGTGAAAAAGATTATAATATAATGTGGGATATTTCAAAGGAAGAATGGGATTTAATTAAACAAAAACCACTTCCTTTAAAAATAAGAATTAATACGGATAAAGTTATAAAAATCAAGAAAAGCATATCAAATTAAAAGGTCACCTATTAAAGGCGACCTTTTTCTAATTCATCGATTATTTCTAATTCTACCAAGTCTATATTTGTTTTTCCTATATATCCAAATTTAAGCTGATTAGTTCTTATAAAGTTCATTGCCTTGTAATAGGTTGCGTGATTCATAAAACCGGGATAGAAAAACACATAATCGCAATTAGCTAAAACACTAGTATCAAAATTTTCACTAAAGCCGTGCAACGTTCTAAGCTCTGGATATTTTTCTCTGAATCTTCTTCTCCAGTCTTTAGCACCACCTATGATAATAATATTAAAATTTGATATGTAATCTGATAATGACTTTGTTTGCGCAAGCGGGATATAATCATTGTTTATTTTAAATACATATTCTCGTAGACCATTTAATTCAGTTCTATATCTTTTCTCAACTAATAATTGGTTTTCAAGATCAGTGATTCTATTTTGCATTTCCACAACTTCAGAATTATGTGTTTTATTTACTTTATTTATCTGAATGTTTAAAGTATCTTCAAATTTTGTATTTTGTTTCTTAGAAATCATTAACTTATTTGATATATCTTTATTTGTCAGATTAACAATATTTAAATTATCATCTAAAGTGTTTATTTTAATAAGTAATGTTTCTTGATTATTTTCAAAATATAGGTTCTTAGATTTTTTATATTCATTAATTAAAGATTTTATAAAAATGCCATTTACAAGAACTTGAAGTATCACTTTAGGGTCCAAAGAAGTATATCCCATTTTAATATAGGATAATAATATTTCATCAATATTTAAAAAGTTCGAATCGGAGAATAAATGATTAACATCAAGTTTGTTAATAATGAAAATATTCTCAAGAATTCCACCTGATTCTTCAATAATATTTATATTGCTGTTTAAAATATCTTTAAAACTATTTATTTTGCCATACTTTCTCTTGAGTAATGCTTTGATTTCTTGAAGCTCGTTTTTATGTACTTCTAATTCCTTCGTTATGTCTCTTGTCATGGGATCACAAAACTCAAATGTTTTTATATCATTAATAATTGATTCAAAAAAACCTTGATCAACTTCACTTGCAGTGCGATATATACCAAAATAAAAGTATATTGCGGCTTCTAGCCTTGCTTCTGTTTTCATTGTAACTTCATCCATTAGATGGTATTTTTTAGTTAACTCTCTTTTTTCATGCTTTTTAACAGCATTAAATACTACGCAGTAGTGTTTTCTAAGTAATTTAATTATAGTGTTTCTTAAGTTATAATCATTCTCCGCAATTAAAAGAACACCAAGTGCTTTTCTTCCTTCAATTTCTTGCTCAAGTGTACCTTGTGTCATAATAATATGCTTTGCACAGGAAGAATTTTTAACAACTTCATAATATTTAATTTTATCAAGAAGATACAATTTATTAATATCTTTTTTCATTTCAGGGTTTCTAATGATTGCTATGCTTACATTTGCTAATATGTAATTTGAAAGAACATTCTCAGGGACATTCCAAGTTTGACCTATCATTTTTGAAAAATTTCCAATATTTAAATTTACTACATTTGAGTTATCTTTAATCAAATCCAATTATAGAATGCCTCCTTTACTATATCATTATTAATTGTGTTAAATATAATGATAGTGTATATAGCGTATTATAAAGCTAATATTAGGATAAATCAACAACATAATAACATTTAGAAATGACATGAAGTTAGTTAAATAAAACCAGATTACATAAGAAAAACATGGCAACGATTGCAAAATTAATCAATTCATATGGCAACGATATCATAACAAAAAATGATGGAATTGCAAGAATTATTATAAAAAACTTGCAAAAAAGGCTTGACTATATATCAAAAAGACAGTAATATAAATAAAAATAACCTATTAAAAAAGAGTAAAAATGAGTATAAATATATAAATACAATTCATTTGTTTCAAAATTTAAACAAAAAATATTTTATTTAAAACTAATAATTAAATCACATAAAGTAAATATTATGGTTATGATAAGATTTCAAAAAGATCATTTAGAATAAAACATAAAGAAATACTGGCTTTTTATCTATAATAACACTAATATAAATGATTTTACGTGTTAAATGTTCGCAATTTTCAGAATTAAATTGAATAATAATAAATTTCTCAAAAAATACAATATTTAAACTTCTGAAATAAAATAAATTATAACTTTATAAAACAGTCATTTATATTTTATAAAAGTCATAAACATATTAAAACTATTTTTAAACAAAATGATTTTTAGATATTCAAAAAACTCATTTTTAATTTGGTAAATACTTTACTTCAAATAAATTTGTGGTAAAGAATTATATATATGAGGAGGAGTTAATATGAGACAAGTAGCAATTTATGGAAAAGGTGGTATTGGAAAATCTACCACAACTCAAAATCTAACAGCAGGTCTTGCAGAAATGGGAAAACAAATCATGGTGGTTGGATGTGATCCAAAAGCAGATTCAACTAGACTTCTTCTTGGTGGTCTTGCACAGAAAAGTGTTCTTGATACATTAAGGGAAGAAGGCGAGGAGGTAGATCTTGACTCAATATTAAAGCCTGGTTATAGAAATATAAGATGTGTTGAATCAGGTGGCCCAGAGCCGGGTGTAGGTTGCGCAGGACGTGGAATTATTACTGCAATTAATATGTTAGAAAGTTTAGGTGCGTATACTGATGATTTAGATTATGTATTTTATGATGTTTTAGGTGATGTTGTCTGTGGTGGGTTTGCAATGCCAATGAGAGAAGGAAAAGCTCAAGAAATATATATAGTTGCAAGTGGTGAAATGATGGCACTATATGCAGCAAACAATATTGCAAAGGGCGTACTTAAATATGCTAACAGTTCAGGAATAAGACTTGGTGGAATAATTTGTAATAGTAGAAATGTAGATAAGGAAATAGACCTATTAAAAGCATTTGCAGAAGAACTTGGAAGTCAATTAATATATTTTGTGCCAAGAGACAATATGGTTCAAAGAGCTGAAATACACAAACAAACTGTAATAGAATTTGATCCAGAGGCAGGACAAGCGCAGGA
Encoded here:
- the nifH gene encoding nitrogenase iron protein — translated: MRQVAIYGKGGIGKSTTTQNLTAGLAEMGKQIMVVGCDPKADSTRLLLGGLAQKSVLDTLREEGEEVDLDSILKPGYRNIRCVESGGPEPGVGCAGRGIITAINMLESLGAYTDDLDYVFYDVLGDVVCGGFAMPMREGKAQEIYIVASGEMMALYAANNIAKGVLKYANSSGIRLGGIICNSRNVDKEIDLLKAFAEELGSQLIYFVPRDNMVQRAEIHKQTVIEFDPEAGQAQEYRQLAKAIDENKMFVIPKPMSQERLEAILMEHGLMDI